CTGGATGCGCATCCCGCCCCCACGCCGACGAGCCGGTACCGCTCGTGGCGCACAAAGGCGGGTTTCCTGGCGCGCGAGGTCGTCTACTATTCCCTCTACCTCGTCCAGCGCCTGCCCGGCACGATCGGTTGACCTCAGCCGCGTGACCGCCGTGTCCTGCCCATCCCGACGCATCTCACCACGAACGACGGCATTCCCATGAAGAATCTCTACGAACCGGCCGCCGCAGCCGAAATCAAGGCGCGGCTGCAGACCCTGCGGCCCGACAGCCAGCGTCAGTGGGGCACGATGAAGGTGGCGCAGGCGGTCGCACACTGCGCCAACGCCATGGAGGGAGCGGTGGGGGACAGCCGACCCAAGCGGATGTTCATCGGGCGGATCATCGGCCCGCTCATCAAGCGGCTGGCGATCCGCAACGACGAGCCGATCCGCCGCAACTCGCCGACCGCGCCGGACCTGGTGATCGCTGACGAGCGGGAACTGGAGCGCGAACGCGAGCGCCTGTCGCGGTTGATCGACCGGTTCGTGGCCGCGGGCCCGGCGGGCTGCACCACGTACCCGCACGCCTTCTTCGGGCGGATGACACCGCAGGAGTGGGCGGTGCTGTCGTACAAGCACCTGGACCACCACCTGCGGCAGTTCGGGGCGTAGCCGTGGGGAGAGCCTTGTACTACGAACACTGAACGTCTCGGAGGACGAGATGTTCCGGATGATCGGCGATGCGAACTGCGCTACTCCATCAGCTCGGTCACTGCTTCCAGATACGCGTCGGGATCCAGGCCGTGCGCGGCGGCCAGGCGGAGGAGCGCACCTTCTCCGGGCACCGAGCCATGTTCAACCCGGCGGACATGCCGGGCAGTCAGCCCCGGGATGTCCGTCTGCTTGAGGAGATGTTTCTGGCGAAGTGTCCTGACGGCAGCACCGAACGCACGATCACTCGCGAGCCGCCGGGTAACGGCCTGCTCTCGGAGCCTGGGATTCGACGCAAGCAGCACATCGTCCATCGTCAAGTGGACGTCCGCCCCTGGCCAGTGCAGAAACAACCCGTCTGGGTCCAGCGTGAACATGGATCGTTGCGACAACGGGATTCGGGCCAGTGCGGGATAGGCGTCGAATCCGATCTCGAACGATTTCATCGCGCAATTGCGCACGGCCAGGCGATCCTCGAATGCGGTCGCCATCGCAACGACGTGATCCTCGATTCCACGCGCCCAGGCGGAGAGGAACCGCATGGGAATCTCGGGCCCGTGATGAACCAGGACGTTTCTCATGACCCGAAGCTTTGCGCGATCGAACATGTACAGGAGCCAGTCGGTATCCACGTCTGACTCGATCAGGAGCGCACGCAGCCGATTTGCCCGGTTGGCCACGGAGACGACGGTCGCAACTTCGCTGAGGTGCGTCGCGCGGACCAGCACGGCAAGCTTGTAGGAGCCGGTCCAGGATTGCGCCGTGTTCTCGTCCGGCATCGCGAAAAGGCGATCGCTGGATGCCACGATCCGGTGCATGTCCGCAACGGCGCTTTCATTGATCAGAACTGCCAGGCTGTCCTGAGTTTCTGCCATGATCTAGGGCCTCCGCTCGGGAGATACTTTCTGATTCCACTCGCGCAGCAAGCGGCGCTTGTGCCGCATCACCATCTGAAAGAGCACTTCTTCATCGACAGGAGACAATTCACCACCCAGTCGCAGCTTGTATTCCCAGTTCAGTCCACGCTTCTTGTTCGTCCGCAGGAAGAAAATTCTCACGACGTAGCCGCCCCGCCTCAGCACCTCGAAGTGCTGGGGATAGTGGTCGTTCGACGGGAAATAGCACTTCAGGCCGTCGATCTTGAACGCGTCGACCTCTCCCATCGGCATCCCGCCAAGCGGACATGTAATGGTAGCAAGCTCATACATTATTGTCCGCTTGCAGGTTCCACAAGCCTGTGATGCAGGTGACGGCAGGCAACGCAAAAAGGCCGGGGCGTCGCCGCCCCGGCCCTTCGATCGATCTCTGGCCCTCGTCCGGCCTTTACGGCTCGACGATGGACAGGTTCAGCCCGGCCTCGCGCGCCATTTCGATGGACCGCGCGACGGTGTTGCCCAGCACGAACCCGTGCTCCACCTTGGTCTTGATGCCGTTGAACTCCACCTCGCCCGTGCCGACGCCCAGGTGCGTGAGCACGCCGATGGCGCGGGTGCCGGAGAAGCTGAGGCCGTCGATCTCGCAGCCGATGATGCCGGAGCCGGAGTCGCCCGGGGCCGCCACGAAGTCGCCGTACCACGAGGCGCCGTCCGATCCACCGCCCACACCCACGCGGGCCTTGGTGACGAACGTTTCACCCGTGACGGTGCCGTTGCCGTAGTGACAGGCGGGCTCGCCGAAGGCCATCGCCTCCACGCCGCGGAAGTTACCCCAGATGGGCATGGAGGGGCGGATCAGGTGGTGCGCCGAGGCCGGAATCTCCACCACGCCGAAGTCGTTGCCCACGTCCGCAGTGCCAGTGGGGTCGGTCTGGCGGGCGTAGGCAACGCGCCCCAGCGTTACCACGGTGCCCACGAGCGTCATCGCGTCGAAGTTGCCCTCGCAGTTCTGCACGCATACGTCAACCGACACGCCCGTCGCGTCGAAGTCCGCGCCCGGGCCATGCGTGGCCTTATTGGCGGCCGAGACGAAGCAGTGGCCCGCGGCGCCCAGGAACAGCCTGTTGCCGTCGCGCCAGATGAAGTTGGCCGTGCAGCCGTACGTGCCGTCGTTGGGAATGGTCACCAGGATCGGCGAGCCGGGCCCGATGCCCACCGGGCCGGCGGGGATCAGCAGGTTGGGCGACTTGCGGATGGTCTTGTTCACCCACTTGGTGACGTCGATCTTGGGCTTCTTGAGCTCGATGTCGCCGTCGGTGTCCGTCAGGGAGATGAGGTTGCTCGGGCCCGCGTCCGGCGCCATGATCTCCGGCGACGTGTCGACGCAGGCGGCGAGGGTGGCGGCGAGGCCAAGGGCGGCGAGGGTGGACAGCAAACGCATGGGGTCCTCCAGGTGGCTCAGGATTGGGCAGACACTGCTGCGCGGACCTGCCGCGCCCGCCCCGACACAGGGCATCGGGCATGCCTCCTTTCCCGCCGCCGTTCGGAATGATATGTGTGGAGAGCGGCGGCAATGTCGAAACTGCCCTCCTGCAAGCATTTGCAAGCCGGACGCGTGGTGCCGCGAGTGAGCCCCGCTCAGGTGGATAGCCGGAGCGCGGGTTGCGCGCTTGCACAATTCTGGTGAAGGGACGGAAACGGCCCGCACGGTTTGTGGGCACCCACTCCGAGGCACGATGAAGAACACCAGTCAACCGGCGCCACCCGAAGGATTCCGCTACCAGGCGGATGTCCTGCCGCCCGACGCGGAGCAGGGTCTCGTCGTGCACATCCGCGAGCTGCCGCTGAAGGAGTTCGAGTTCCACGGCTACGTGGGCAAGCGCCGGGTGGTCTCGTACGGCTGGCACTACGACTTCGGCGAGCGCAGGCTGCACAAGGTCGACGAGATTCCCGACTTCCTCCTTCCGCTGCGCGACCGCGCCGCCGCGTTCGCGGACGTGGCGCCGGAGGAGCTCTCTCACGCGCTCGTCACCGAGTATGGCGCAGGCGCCGCGATCGGCTGGCACCGCGACAAGGGCGTCTTCGGAGACGTGATCGGCGTTTCGCTGCTTTCCTCGTGCGCATTCCGACTCCGGCGGAAGGCGGGGCCGAAGTGGGAGCGATATTCGCTGACGGCAGAGCCCCGGTCCGCGTACCTGCTGCGCGGCCCTTCGCGGACGGAGTGGGAGCAAAGCATTCCCGCCGTGGATGCTCTCCGCTACTCCGTCACCTTCCGAACGCTGCTGGCGAACCGCTGACCGTCACGGACGAATGATGT
This Longimicrobium sp. DNA region includes the following protein-coding sequences:
- a CDS encoding DUF1569 domain-containing protein, with protein sequence MKNLYEPAAAAEIKARLQTLRPDSQRQWGTMKVAQAVAHCANAMEGAVGDSRPKRMFIGRIIGPLIKRLAIRNDEPIRRNSPTAPDLVIADERELERERERLSRLIDRFVAAGPAGCTTYPHAFFGRMTPQEWAVLSYKHLDHHLRQFGA
- a CDS encoding alpha-ketoglutarate-dependent dioxygenase AlkB produces the protein MKNTSQPAPPEGFRYQADVLPPDAEQGLVVHIRELPLKEFEFHGYVGKRRVVSYGWHYDFGERRLHKVDEIPDFLLPLRDRAAAFADVAPEELSHALVTEYGAGAAIGWHRDKGVFGDVIGVSLLSSCAFRLRRKAGPKWERYSLTAEPRSAYLLRGPSRTEWEQSIPAVDALRYSVTFRTLLANR